From a single Mycolicibacterium moriokaense genomic region:
- a CDS encoding NAD(P)H-dependent amine dehydrogenase family protein — protein sequence MAQPSDKRYRVAVWATGGVGRYAIRTIVDRPNLELAGAWVHSQDKDGQDVGVLAGIDPIGVMATRDADALLASGVDCVMYAAPAGPRPKEALADFCRILASGANIVTTSLPGLVYEKGSLSQRFLDPIREATAAGRSSIFSSGIEPGFGCDLFPIALMTMSHKVYSVRGIEITNYSEYPVEWDVRELFGFGQPLDYQGGLKQPGVLKWGWGAAITMVADALGVEFDEIRETCEFLPTPRDLHTACGLISAGTVGATYAKCIGVVDGKEVVSLEHVDRMADDLAPEWPTGRTGATDGIWRVLIDGEPSFDGEFEVGYREGESASEHGLLATGMRAVNAIPWVCEAAPGIVDALHLPLTSAIGALHPHRDGVPAF from the coding sequence ATGGCACAGCCATCGGATAAGAGATATCGCGTCGCGGTATGGGCCACTGGCGGAGTCGGGCGCTACGCGATCCGGACGATCGTGGACCGGCCCAACCTCGAGCTCGCCGGCGCCTGGGTGCATTCGCAGGACAAGGACGGCCAGGACGTCGGTGTTCTGGCGGGCATCGATCCGATCGGCGTCATGGCCACTCGCGATGCGGACGCACTGTTGGCGTCGGGTGTGGATTGCGTGATGTACGCGGCGCCTGCCGGCCCGCGGCCAAAAGAGGCGCTCGCCGACTTCTGCCGCATCCTGGCATCGGGCGCCAACATCGTGACCACGTCGCTACCAGGTCTCGTGTACGAAAAGGGCTCCCTGTCACAGCGATTTCTGGATCCGATCCGCGAAGCGACGGCGGCGGGCCGCAGTTCGATCTTCTCGTCGGGCATCGAACCGGGATTCGGCTGCGACCTCTTTCCGATCGCGCTGATGACGATGTCGCACAAGGTGTACTCGGTGCGCGGTATCGAGATCACGAACTACTCGGAGTATCCCGTCGAATGGGACGTCCGCGAACTGTTCGGGTTCGGTCAACCGCTTGACTACCAGGGCGGTTTGAAGCAGCCGGGCGTGCTCAAGTGGGGCTGGGGAGCGGCGATCACGATGGTCGCCGACGCGCTCGGTGTCGAGTTCGACGAGATCCGCGAAACGTGTGAATTCCTCCCGACGCCGCGTGATCTGCATACCGCGTGCGGGCTCATTTCGGCAGGCACGGTCGGTGCTACCTACGCCAAGTGCATCGGTGTGGTCGACGGGAAGGAAGTCGTCAGCTTGGAGCATGTCGACCGGATGGCCGACGATCTGGCGCCCGAGTGGCCGACTGGCCGGACCGGAGCCACCGACGGAATCTGGCGGGTGCTCATCGACGGCGAGCCGTCGTTCGACGGGGAGTTCGAGGTGGGGTACCGCGAGGGTGAAAGCGCAAGTGAGCACGGACTACTCGCCACGGGTATGCGGGCGGTCAATGCGATTCCCTGGGTGTGCGAAGCCGCGCCGGGCATCGTGGACGCCCTGCACCTGCCCCTCACCTCAGCGATCGGTGCCCTGCATCCACACCGTGACGGCGTACCTGCGTTCTAA
- a CDS encoding MBL fold metallo-hydrolase — MQVTSVGHAGFRIETSAGSILCDPWVNPAYFASWFPFPDNSTLDWDALGDCDYLYVSHLHADHFDARNLREHVNKDAVVLLPDFPVPDLRRELEKLGFHRFFETTDSVKHRVSGPKGDLDVMIISLRAPADGPIGDSALVVDDGATVCFNMNDARPVDLDMVHADFGAVDVHMLQYSGAIWYPMVYDMPARAKTAFGTQKRQRQMDRCRQYIAQVGATWVIPSAGPPCFLDPALRDLNDDHGDPANIFPDQVVFLDQMRVHGHDGGLLMIPGSTADFTGSQLNSLRHPLPDEEVAAIFTTGKAAYIAEYAERMAPVLAAEKANWAPAAGEPLIEPLRALFEPIMLGSDQICDGIGYPVELRLNGGGHNETVVLDFPKRAVREPVPDEKFRYGFEIAPELVRTVLRDNEPDWVNTIFLSTRFTAWRVGGYNEYLYTFFKCLTAERIAYADGWFAEAHDDTASITLDGWEIQRRCPHLKADLSKFGVVDGSTLTCNLHGWQWNLETGRCLTSKGHELRSCRS; from the coding sequence GTGCAGGTCACCAGCGTCGGCCACGCCGGCTTCCGGATAGAAACCAGCGCCGGAAGCATCTTGTGCGACCCATGGGTCAACCCGGCTTACTTCGCGTCGTGGTTCCCGTTTCCCGACAACAGCACGCTGGACTGGGACGCCCTCGGCGACTGCGACTACCTGTACGTTTCCCACCTGCACGCCGACCACTTCGACGCCAGAAACCTGCGCGAACACGTCAACAAGGACGCCGTCGTGCTGTTGCCGGATTTCCCGGTGCCGGACCTGCGCCGGGAGCTGGAGAAGCTCGGCTTCCACCGGTTCTTCGAGACCACCGACTCGGTGAAGCACCGCGTGAGCGGACCCAAGGGTGATCTCGATGTGATGATCATCTCGCTGCGCGCCCCCGCGGACGGTCCGATCGGCGACTCCGCACTGGTGGTCGACGACGGAGCGACGGTCTGCTTCAACATGAACGACGCCAGACCGGTCGACCTCGACATGGTGCACGCCGACTTCGGGGCGGTCGACGTCCACATGCTGCAGTACTCGGGGGCCATCTGGTACCCGATGGTCTACGACATGCCTGCCCGCGCGAAGACCGCGTTCGGCACGCAGAAGCGGCAGCGGCAGATGGACCGGTGCCGCCAGTACATCGCTCAGGTGGGGGCGACGTGGGTGATTCCGTCCGCCGGCCCGCCATGCTTTCTGGATCCGGCCCTGCGCGACCTGAACGACGATCACGGCGACCCGGCCAACATCTTTCCCGACCAGGTGGTTTTCCTGGACCAGATGCGCGTCCACGGCCACGACGGCGGCCTGCTGATGATTCCCGGCTCGACAGCGGATTTCACTGGCTCACAGTTGAACTCGCTTCGCCATCCGCTGCCCGACGAGGAAGTCGCGGCCATCTTCACCACCGGAAAGGCGGCCTACATCGCCGAGTACGCCGAGCGGATGGCGCCGGTGCTGGCCGCGGAGAAGGCGAACTGGGCGCCTGCGGCGGGCGAACCGCTGATCGAGCCGCTGCGCGCGCTCTTCGAGCCGATCATGCTCGGCAGCGACCAGATCTGTGACGGCATCGGCTATCCGGTGGAACTGCGGCTGAACGGCGGCGGCCACAACGAGACGGTGGTGCTGGACTTTCCGAAACGCGCAGTGCGCGAGCCTGTTCCGGATGAGAAGTTCCGGTACGGCTTCGAGATTGCGCCGGAACTCGTGCGGACGGTGCTGCGTGACAACGAGCCGGACTGGGTCAACACGATCTTCTTGTCCACCCGGTTCACGGCGTGGCGCGTCGGCGGCTACAACGAGTATCTCTACACGTTCTTCAAATGCCTGACCGCCGAGCGCATCGCCTATGCCGACGGCTGGTTCGCCGAGGCGCACGACGATACGGCCTCGATCACGTTGGACGGCTGGGAGATTCAGCGGCGCTGCCCCCATCTGAAGGCCGACCTGTCGAAGTTCGGCGTCGTGGACGGCTCCACGCTGACGTGCAATCTGCACGGCTGGCAGTGGAACCTCGAGACCGGTCGGTGCCTGACCAGTAAGGGGCACGAGCTGAGGAGCTGCCGGTCGTGA
- a CDS encoding AAA family ATPase, with translation MILHQLSLDTEKASDAWYFDIPAISQLADEPLMLDTPVTVIVGENGSGKSTLLEAVAAAWSARLRGAVKHWTPRAGDEDSDLHWAVRLQGEFPPPAGGCFLRAEAMHQLFTEVDLGTPHQVFGGALNARSHGESFLAYLSSRDTERGLFILDEPEAALSFQSCLQLMVLMDSLVVDGSQVLLATHSPLLAAFPGATILEFGDHGRHVCAWEDLPMVSHWRHFLAAPDAYLRHLFASG, from the coding sequence TTGATTCTGCATCAGTTATCGCTGGATACCGAGAAGGCCTCGGACGCTTGGTATTTCGACATCCCGGCCATCTCGCAGCTCGCCGACGAGCCGCTGATGCTCGATACGCCCGTCACGGTGATCGTCGGCGAGAACGGCTCGGGGAAGTCGACGCTGCTCGAAGCCGTCGCCGCCGCATGGTCCGCGCGGCTGCGCGGCGCCGTCAAACACTGGACTCCACGCGCGGGCGACGAGGACAGCGACCTGCACTGGGCGGTGCGACTGCAGGGCGAGTTCCCGCCGCCCGCCGGCGGCTGTTTCCTGCGGGCCGAGGCGATGCACCAGTTGTTCACCGAGGTCGATCTCGGCACACCGCACCAGGTTTTCGGCGGTGCGCTCAACGCGCGCTCACACGGCGAGTCGTTTCTGGCGTACCTGTCGTCGCGAGACACCGAACGCGGCCTGTTCATCCTCGACGAGCCCGAGGCCGCGCTGTCATTCCAGTCCTGTCTGCAGCTGATGGTGCTGATGGACTCACTCGTGGTCGACGGCTCGCAGGTTTTGCTGGCGACCCACTCACCGCTGCTGGCGGCGTTTCCCGGCGCGACGATCCTCGAGTTCGGCGACCACGGCCGGCACGTGTGCGCATGGGAGGACCTGCCGATGGTGTCGCACTGGCGCCACTTCCTGGCCGCGCCGGATGCATATCTGCGGCACCTCTTCGCCTCCGGTTAG
- a CDS encoding phosphotransferase: MTRPTEPVAIPSVVKDIAAGRPVAAAWVNELSGVTFSVAGGVEYVKVMPPQWAHLLTAEVERLEWAEAYLRVPRVLGAGDGWLHTAGLPGRSAVDPRWLADPRTAARAVGAGLRLMHDTLPVADCPFGAPAWVTEATDADRLVVCHGDACAPNTLIDDDGNCSGHVDLGDLGVADRWADLAVAEWSLGYNYGGDWRAEFFDAYGVAPDNDRMEHYLRLWEDFD, encoded by the coding sequence GTGACCCGGCCTACCGAACCGGTGGCGATCCCCTCCGTCGTCAAAGACATCGCGGCGGGCCGCCCCGTGGCCGCTGCGTGGGTCAACGAACTCAGCGGCGTCACGTTCTCCGTCGCGGGCGGTGTGGAGTACGTCAAGGTCATGCCGCCGCAGTGGGCGCACCTGCTGACCGCCGAGGTGGAGCGGCTCGAATGGGCCGAGGCGTACCTGCGGGTACCGCGGGTGCTTGGCGCGGGCGACGGCTGGCTGCACACCGCGGGACTACCGGGTCGCAGCGCGGTCGATCCGCGGTGGCTGGCCGACCCACGCACCGCCGCGCGCGCGGTCGGCGCCGGGCTTCGGCTGATGCATGACACCCTGCCCGTCGCCGACTGCCCGTTCGGAGCGCCGGCGTGGGTGACCGAGGCGACGGATGCCGACCGGCTCGTGGTGTGCCATGGCGACGCGTGCGCTCCGAACACCCTGATCGACGACGACGGAAACTGCAGCGGTCACGTCGACCTCGGCGATCTCGGCGTCGCCGACCGGTGGGCTGATCTGGCAGTCGCAGAATGGTCGCTGGGGTACAACTACGGGGGCGACTGGCGCGCCGAGTTCTTCGATGCCTACGGCGTCGCACCCGACAACGACCGCATGGAGCACTACCTGCGTCTGTGGGAGGACTTCGATTGA
- a CDS encoding lysophospholipid acyltransferase family protein yields the protein MEPVYGTVIQLARLLWRLQGLTFTVTGVENLPVEGGAVIAINHTGYLDFTFAGLPAYQQGRHRKVRFMAKKEVFDHKITGPIMRSLRHIEVDRDSGAASFDEACRKLKEGELVGVYPEATISRSFEIKEFKSGAARMAIAADVPIVPHIIWGAQRIWTKGHPKNLRRPKVPIAVAVGEPIYPTLPPTELTALLHSRMQHLLERVQDEYGPHPPGEFWVPHRLGGSAPTLAEANRMDAEEAAEKAARREERGSAGASG from the coding sequence GTGGAGCCGGTATACGGAACAGTCATCCAACTCGCCAGGCTGCTGTGGCGTCTGCAGGGGCTGACGTTCACCGTCACCGGTGTCGAGAACCTGCCGGTCGAAGGTGGGGCCGTCATCGCCATCAACCACACCGGATACCTCGACTTCACCTTCGCGGGTCTACCCGCCTACCAACAGGGCAGGCATCGCAAGGTGCGGTTCATGGCGAAGAAAGAGGTCTTCGACCACAAGATCACGGGTCCGATCATGCGCAGCCTCCGCCACATCGAGGTCGATCGCGACAGCGGTGCCGCGTCGTTCGACGAGGCCTGCCGCAAACTCAAGGAGGGCGAGCTAGTCGGCGTCTACCCGGAGGCCACGATCAGCCGCAGCTTCGAGATCAAGGAGTTCAAATCCGGCGCCGCGCGGATGGCGATCGCCGCCGACGTGCCGATCGTCCCGCACATCATCTGGGGCGCCCAGCGGATCTGGACCAAGGGTCACCCCAAGAACCTGCGCCGTCCCAAGGTGCCGATCGCGGTGGCCGTCGGTGAGCCGATCTATCCGACGCTGCCGCCCACCGAGCTGACCGCCCTGCTGCATTCGCGTATGCAGCACCTGCTCGAACGTGTGCAGGACGAGTACGGTCCCCATCCGCCCGGCGAGTTCTGGGTGCCGCACCGGCTCGGCGGTTCGGCGCCGACGCTGGCCGAGGCGAACCGGATGGACGCCGAAGAGGCTGCCGAGAAAGCGGCTCGCCGCGAGGAGCGGGGGTCCGCGGGAGCGTCGGGGTAG
- a CDS encoding lysophospholipid acyltransferase family protein, which translates to MEPVFRTLEIAVSTATKVIGSKITYLGLENIPKQGGAVVAINHTSYVDWFPSALAAYQVRRRLRFMIKSEMQQVKIVNFLIKHSGTIPVDREAGAAAYAAAVEALRAGELVAVYPEATISRSFELKEFKTGAARMARDAQVPIIPMIVWGAQRMWTKDHPRNLGRKKIPITVAIGPPVYAAATIDETSAAMREEMNKLLHMVQETYPHPAGAYWVPHRLGGSAPTMEEARRLEEIELAERARKRAERQTKSRR; encoded by the coding sequence ATGGAGCCGGTTTTCCGCACATTGGAGATCGCAGTCAGCACGGCGACCAAGGTCATCGGTAGCAAGATCACCTATCTCGGCCTGGAAAACATTCCCAAGCAAGGCGGCGCCGTCGTCGCGATCAATCACACCAGCTACGTGGACTGGTTCCCGTCGGCGCTCGCTGCGTATCAGGTCCGGCGCCGGCTGCGCTTCATGATCAAGTCCGAGATGCAGCAGGTGAAGATCGTCAACTTCCTGATCAAGCATTCCGGGACGATTCCGGTCGACCGCGAGGCCGGGGCCGCTGCCTACGCCGCCGCGGTCGAGGCGTTGCGGGCGGGGGAGCTCGTCGCCGTGTACCCCGAGGCCACGATCAGCCGCAGTTTCGAGCTCAAGGAGTTCAAGACCGGCGCCGCCCGGATGGCGCGCGATGCGCAGGTGCCCATCATCCCGATGATCGTGTGGGGCGCGCAGCGGATGTGGACCAAGGACCACCCACGGAACCTGGGGCGCAAGAAGATTCCGATCACGGTCGCGATCGGCCCTCCGGTATACGCCGCGGCGACGATCGATGAGACCAGCGCCGCGATGCGAGAAGAGATGAACAAGTTGCTGCACATGGTGCAGGAGACCTATCCGCACCCCGCGGGGGCGTACTGGGTGCCGCACCGGCTCGGTGGGTCGGCGCCGACGATGGAAGAGGCCAGGCGGCTCGAGGAGATCGAGCTCGCCGAACGGGCGCGCAAACGGGCCGAGCGACAGACGAAAAGCCGCCGGTGA
- a CDS encoding Cof-type HAD-IIB family hydrolase, which produces MTKPLLIASDVDGTLLTDDEKITDRTRAVLTAAVDSGTRFVLATGRPPRWVAPVVDALGFAPMAVCANGAVIYDPSTDRIVSARTLSEDLLAELAEIATRVIPGAGLAVERVGESAHDAATPQFVSSPGYEHAWLNPDNTEVSMEDLLSAPAIKLLIRKAGAQSADMAAELAKHIGHQGDITYSTNNGLIEVMPLGISKASGVAEVAEPLGITAQDVVTFGDMPNDVPMLAWAGTGVAMGNAHPDALAAADEVTGTNAEDGVARVLERWWGVTD; this is translated from the coding sequence GTGACAAAACCTTTACTCATTGCCTCCGATGTTGACGGTACGCTGCTGACCGACGACGAGAAGATCACCGACCGCACCCGAGCGGTCTTGACGGCGGCGGTCGACTCTGGGACCCGGTTCGTGCTGGCGACCGGCCGTCCACCGCGCTGGGTCGCGCCGGTCGTCGACGCGCTGGGCTTCGCGCCAATGGCGGTGTGCGCCAACGGTGCGGTGATCTACGACCCATCGACCGACCGCATCGTGTCGGCCCGGACCCTGTCGGAGGACCTGCTCGCGGAGCTCGCCGAGATCGCCACCCGCGTCATCCCTGGGGCAGGCCTGGCCGTTGAACGGGTGGGGGAGAGTGCGCACGACGCCGCCACCCCGCAGTTCGTCAGCTCGCCCGGCTACGAGCACGCATGGCTCAACCCGGACAACACCGAGGTGTCGATGGAGGACCTGCTGAGCGCGCCCGCGATCAAGCTGCTGATCCGCAAGGCGGGTGCGCAGAGCGCCGACATGGCGGCCGAGCTCGCCAAACACATTGGCCACCAGGGCGATATCACGTATTCGACCAACAACGGCCTCATCGAGGTCATGCCGCTGGGCATCAGCAAGGCCAGTGGAGTCGCCGAGGTGGCGGAGCCATTGGGCATCACGGCGCAGGACGTGGTCACCTTCGGCGATATGCCCAACGATGTGCCGATGCTGGCGTGGGCGGGAACCGGCGTCGCGATGGGCAACGCGCATCCGGATGCGCTGGCCGCAGCCGATGAGGTCACCGGAACCAATGCGGAGGACGGTGTGGCGCGAGTGCTCGAGCGCTGGTGGGGCGTGACTGACTAG
- a CDS encoding N-acetylmuramoyl-L-alanine amidase: MLFTAIAATAVVLPMAIFGIPGVDDDPPPAAPQLVQQPLTGLGGGETIREIHQDTPFSLVALTAEDLTGTSARVRAKRADGTWGPWYEAEPMVGVGPDTPAVGAVQGTEPVFVGRTNTVQIAVTRPVEQTPTPPPADDRPPLGYVPANVEQPFSQNVNAVLISPPQAPVDAIPLPSAVTAPGVPPQIINRAGWGADESMRCPNPQYDKGIRAGIVHHTAGSNDYAPEDSAGIIRSIYEYHTRTLGWCDIAYNALVDKYGQVFEGRAGGIDKPVEGAHTGGFNRDTWGVAMLGNFDQVPPTPVQLTNTGRLLGWRLGLDHIDPLGTVVLASDGSSFSKFPFGATPALPTIFTHRDVGITECPGNAAYALMNEIRSIAARFNNPPGPADLAETLRGGAIYARWQSLGGPNSFLGAPKSPEAAGEGQTRYANFENGAIYWSPTSGAEPVTGEIYKAWGSLGFERGALGLPTSAEIQEPLWIVQNFQHGTLNFDRENGTVTRVIDGVATELPRSVSDHTPVQLERFTPPISPA; the protein is encoded by the coding sequence ATGCTGTTCACCGCCATCGCGGCGACGGCCGTCGTACTGCCGATGGCGATCTTTGGCATTCCCGGAGTAGACGATGATCCGCCGCCGGCTGCGCCACAGCTTGTGCAGCAGCCGCTCACCGGACTCGGCGGCGGCGAGACGATACGCGAGATCCATCAGGACACGCCGTTCTCGTTGGTCGCACTGACCGCGGAGGACCTGACGGGCACCTCGGCCCGGGTGCGCGCAAAGCGGGCCGACGGCACGTGGGGTCCGTGGTACGAGGCGGAGCCCATGGTCGGGGTTGGCCCCGACACCCCGGCTGTAGGCGCTGTGCAGGGCACCGAGCCGGTGTTCGTCGGCCGCACGAACACGGTGCAGATCGCGGTCACCCGTCCGGTTGAGCAGACGCCGACGCCACCGCCTGCCGACGATCGCCCGCCGCTGGGATATGTGCCCGCCAACGTCGAGCAGCCGTTCAGTCAGAACGTCAACGCCGTCTTGATCAGCCCGCCGCAGGCGCCCGTGGACGCGATACCGCTGCCGTCGGCTGTCACCGCACCCGGCGTACCGCCGCAGATAATCAACCGCGCCGGGTGGGGCGCCGATGAGTCCATGCGGTGTCCGAACCCGCAATACGACAAGGGAATCCGCGCCGGGATCGTGCACCACACGGCGGGCAGCAACGACTACGCACCCGAGGATTCGGCCGGGATCATCCGGTCGATCTACGAGTACCACACCCGCACTCTCGGCTGGTGCGACATCGCCTACAACGCATTGGTCGACAAGTATGGCCAGGTCTTCGAGGGCCGCGCGGGCGGCATCGACAAGCCCGTTGAGGGCGCACACACCGGTGGCTTCAACCGCGACACCTGGGGTGTGGCGATGCTGGGCAACTTCGACCAGGTGCCACCGACGCCGGTCCAGTTGACCAACACGGGCAGGTTGCTCGGATGGCGTCTCGGCCTGGACCACATCGACCCGCTGGGGACGGTGGTGCTGGCGTCAGATGGCAGCTCGTTCTCCAAGTTCCCGTTCGGCGCCACCCCGGCACTGCCCACCATCTTCACGCACCGCGATGTGGGCATCACGGAATGTCCGGGCAATGCGGCGTATGCGTTGATGAATGAGATCCGCAGCATCGCAGCACGATTCAATAACCCGCCGGGTCCGGCCGATCTGGCCGAGACGCTGCGCGGCGGAGCGATCTATGCCCGCTGGCAGTCGTTGGGCGGCCCGAACAGCTTCCTCGGCGCCCCGAAGTCACCCGAGGCCGCCGGTGAAGGCCAGACCCGGTACGCGAACTTCGAGAACGGCGCCATCTACTGGTCACCCACCAGCGGAGCCGAACCGGTCACCGGCGAGATCTACAAGGCGTGGGGGTCGCTGGGCTTCGAGCGCGGCGCGCTGGGCCTGCCGACCAGTGCCGAGATCCAGGAACCGCTGTGGATCGTGCAGAACTTCCAGCACGGCACCCTGAACTTCGACCGCGAAAATGGCACTGTCACACGGGTTATCGACGGCGTCGCCACCGAGCTTCCCCGATCGGTGTCCGACCACACCCCGGTGCAGTTGGAGCGGTTCACGCCGCCGATCAGCCCGGCCTAG
- the glf gene encoding UDP-galactopyranose mutase, whose amino-acid sequence MLPMTARFDLFVVGSGFFGLTVAERVASQLDKRVLVVERRPHIGGNAYSEPEPQTGIEVHKYGAHLFHTSNKRVWDYVRQFTDFTDYQHRVFAMHNGQAYQFPMGLGLVSQFFGKYFTPDQARQLIAEQAAEIKSEDAQNLEEKAISLIGRPLYEAFVKGYTAKQWQTDPKDLPASNITRLPVRYTFNNRYFNDTYEGLPVDGYTKWLENMAADDRIEVRLDTDWFEVRDELRAANPDAPVVYTGPLDRYFDYVEGRLGWRTLDFELEVLDTGDFQGTSVMNYNDLDVPFTRIHEFRHFHPERDYPDDKTVIMREYSRFADNDDEPYYPINTETDRALLAAYRERAKAETASAKVLFGGRLGTYQYLDMHMAIASALNMYENILAPHLRDGAPLVTNGTESGSA is encoded by the coding sequence TTGCTGCCGATGACAGCTCGTTTCGATCTTTTTGTCGTCGGTTCCGGTTTCTTCGGTCTGACGGTCGCCGAGCGTGTGGCATCTCAGCTGGACAAGCGTGTTCTCGTGGTCGAGCGGCGCCCGCACATCGGCGGCAACGCGTACTCGGAGCCCGAACCGCAGACCGGCATCGAGGTCCACAAGTACGGCGCACACCTCTTCCACACCTCCAACAAGCGGGTGTGGGACTACGTGCGCCAGTTCACCGACTTCACGGACTACCAGCACCGCGTCTTCGCCATGCACAACGGGCAGGCCTACCAGTTCCCGATGGGCCTGGGCCTGGTGTCGCAGTTCTTCGGCAAGTACTTCACGCCCGACCAGGCCCGCCAGCTGATCGCCGAGCAGGCCGCCGAGATCAAGAGCGAGGACGCCCAGAACCTCGAAGAGAAGGCCATCTCGCTGATCGGCCGTCCACTGTATGAGGCCTTCGTCAAGGGCTACACCGCCAAGCAGTGGCAGACCGACCCCAAGGACCTGCCTGCGTCGAACATCACCCGGCTGCCGGTCCGGTACACGTTCAACAACCGCTACTTCAACGACACCTATGAGGGCCTGCCGGTCGACGGCTACACCAAGTGGCTGGAGAACATGGCGGCCGATGACCGCATCGAGGTGCGGTTGGACACCGACTGGTTCGAGGTCCGCGACGAGCTCCGCGCCGCGAACCCCGACGCGCCGGTCGTCTACACCGGACCGCTGGATCGGTACTTCGATTACGTCGAGGGCCGGTTGGGTTGGCGCACACTCGACTTCGAACTCGAGGTGCTCGACACCGGCGACTTCCAGGGCACCTCCGTCATGAACTACAACGACCTCGACGTGCCCTTCACCCGCATCCACGAGTTCCGGCACTTCCATCCCGAACGGGACTATCCGGACGACAAGACGGTGATCATGCGGGAGTACTCCCGCTTCGCCGACAACGACGACGAGCCCTACTACCCGATCAACACCGAGACTGACCGGGCGCTGCTTGCCGCGTACCGGGAGCGTGCGAAGGCCGAGACGGCCTCGGCCAAGGTGTTGTTCGGCGGACGACTGGGCACTTATCAGTACCTGGATATGCACATGGCCATCGCCAGCGCATTGAATATGTACGAGAACATCCTCGCGCCGCATCTGCGTGACGGCGCGCCCCTGGTCACCAACGGCACAGAAAGCGGCAGCGCATGA